One Penicillium oxalicum strain HP7-1 chromosome III, whole genome shotgun sequence genomic region harbors:
- a CDS encoding putative secreted lipase → MMINWKFALLLALPAVLAAPGNVKRVGAPTVIISQPQATVIGKTGLLGVESFNGIPFAKPPTGQLRLRPPQPIQAALGVITATSPAKACPQFFLSTDQSDLPVSVIGELANIPLFQHITNAGEDCLTVSIQRPAGLKAGANLPVLVWIYGGGFELGSSAMYDGTSLVAASMQLKMPVVFVAINYRVGGFGFMPGAEILKDGSANLGLLDQRLALQWVADNIEAFGGDPSKVTIWGESAGSISVLDQMALYDGDHTYNGKPLFRGAIMNSGSIVPADRVDGVKGQAVYDTVVKSADCSGATDTLACLRKLDYTAFLNAANSVPGILSYNSVALSYLPRPDGSALTDSPEVLIANGKYASVPFIIGDQEDEGTIFALFQANITTTDQVVDYLKKLFFKDASRAQLQELVATYPDVTTDGSPFRTGILNNWYPQYKRLAAILGDLTFTITRRAFLTLAREAKPDVPVWSYLSSYDYGTPILGTFHGSDILQVFYGILPNYASRSFHSYYLSFVYDLDPNSRAAGFMNWPQWADKQMLMNFFNNRGALLPDSFRQDTFEFILNNVASFHI, encoded by the coding sequence ATGATGATCAATTGGAAgttcgctcttctcctcgcaCTGCCTGCTGTCCTCGCAGCGCCTGGAAACGTGAAGCGAGTCGGAGCGCCTACAGTGATCATTTCACAGCCACAGGCGACAGTCATCGGTAAAACCGGCCTCCTGGGCGTGGAAAGCTTCAATGGAATTCCCTTTGCAAAACCGCCAACTGGTCAGCTTCGTCTGAGACCCCCACAGCCGATTCAGGCTGCTCTGGGTGTGATCACGGCTACCAGTCCAGCCAAAGCCTGCCCTCAATTCTTCCTCTCGACTGATCAGAGCGATCTCCCTGTTTCGGTCATTGGCGAATTGGCCAACATCCCACTCTTTCAACATATTACTAATGCTGGCGAGGACTGCCTCACCGTCAGTATACAGCGGCCCGCTGGGCTCAAGGCCGGCGCTAATCTGCCGGTTTTGGTATGGATCTATGGTGGTGGTTTTGAGCTTGGATCAAGTGCCATGTATGACGGAACGAGTCTCGTCGCTGCATCCATGCAGTTGAAGATGCCTGTCGTCTTCGTTGCCATCAATTATCGGGTGGGTGGATTCGGCTTCATGCCcggcgcagagattctgAAAGATGGATCTGCGAACCTGGGTCTTCTCGACCAGCGTCTTGCTCTGCAGTGGGTTGCAGACAACATCGAGGCATTTGGTGGAGATCCAAGTAAAGTGACAATCTGGGGCGAATCTGCAGGATCAATCTCCGTCCTGGATCAGATGGCTCTTTACGACGGCGATCACACCTACAATGGCAAGCCTCTGTTCCGAGGTGCCATCATGAACTCTGGTAGTATTGTCCCCGCTGACCGAGTGGATGGCGTCAAAGGCCAGGCCGTCTACGATACAGTGGTCAAGTCAGCCGACTGCTCTGGTGCCACGGATACATTGGCGTGCTTGCGCAAACTGGACTACACTGCATTTTTGAATGCTGCAAATTCAGTTCCAGGAATTCTCTCATACAACTCCGTCGCTTTATCGTACTTGCCTCGACCAGATGGAAGCGCGCTCACAGACTCTCCCGAAGTGCTGATCGCGAATGGAAAGTACGCGTCCGTCCCATTTATCATTGGCGATCAGGAAGACGAGGGGACCATCTTTGCCCTTTTCCAAGCCAACATCACAACGACTGACCAAGTGGTGGATTATCTGAAAAAACTTTTCTTCAAAGATGCTTCGCGAGCCCAGCTGCAGGAACTGGTGGCTACCTATCCCGACGTTACAACGGATGGGTCACCATTCCGCACCGGTATCTTGAACAACTGGTATCCTCAGTACAAGCGTCTCGCAGCCATACTAGGTGACCTGACTTTCACCATCACTCGACGGGCATTCTTGACGCTTGCACGTGAGGCAAAACCCGACGTTCCCGTCTGGTCATACCTGTCGTCGTACGACTACGGAACACCCATCTTGGGAACCTTCCATGGTTCTGATATCCTTCAGGTTTTCTACGGCATCCTGCCAAATTACGCCTCCAGGTCTTTTCATTCGTACTATCTGTCCTTTGTCTATGATTTGGATCCCAATTCGAGGGCGGCGGGCTTCATGAATTGGCCCCAGTGGGCTGATAAACAGATGTTGATGAACTTCTTCAACAATCGCGGTGCTCTTCTGCCTGATAGCTTCCGCCAGGACACGTTTGAGTTTATTTTGAATAATGTGGCGTCTTTCCATATTTGA
- a CDS encoding Acid alpha-amylase — MKFLGLAALFLAQTVAGLTAAQWRSQSIYFLMTDRFGRTDNSVTASCNTNDRVSFSPLFASGGGPELSSSVILIVFSKVYCGGTWQGIINQLDYIQGMGFTAIWITPVTEQLPQDTGDGEAYHGYWQQEIYNVNNNYGTAADLKALSQALHSRGMYLMVDVVANHMGYAGAGNTVDYSVFKPFSSSSYFHPYCLISDYSNQTNVEDCWLGDTTVSLPDLDTTLSSVQTIWYNWVSDLVSNYSIDGLRIDTVKHVQKSFWPGYQSAAGVYCVGEVFSGDPAYTCPYQNYLDGVLNYPIYYQLLGAFKSTSGSISSLYNMINSVASDCADPTLLGNFIENHDNPRFASYTSDYSQAKNVISFIFLSDGIPIVYAGQEQHYSGGNDPANREATWLSGYSKNAQLYQHIASTNKIRSLAISKDANYITSKNNAFYTDSNTIAMKKGSSGSQVVTVLSNRGSSGSSYTLSLSGSGYAAGTKLVEMYTCTAVTVDSNGNIAVSMTSGLPRVFMLASSGCSLCSSACSATATTLKTTTATATSCTQATALPVLFKDTVTTSYGQSVYLAGSISQLGSWNAANAVALSADKYTSSNPLWYATVTLPVGTSFQYKFIKKTSSSGSVTWESDPNRSYTVPTGCVGSTATVTATWR; from the exons ATGAAATTCCTTGGACTAGCTGCTTTGTTTCTTGCCCAGACCGTGGCGGGTCTGACGGCTGCCCAATGGCGCAGCCAATCGATCTACTTCCTCATGACTGATCGGTTTGGTCGAACCGACAACTCCGTGACTGCTTCATGCAACACAAATGACCGAGTGAGtttctcccctcttttcGCGTCGGGAGGCGGTCCAGAACTTTCGTCGTCTGTGATACTGATTGTATTCTCCAAGGTATACTGTGGTGGAACTTGGCAAGGCATTATCAATCAA TTGGATTACATCCAAGGAATGGGATTTACTGCGATTTGGATCACTCCAGTCACAGAGCAGCTTCCTCAAGATACTGGGGACGGTGAGGCATACCACGGATATTGGCAACAGGAAAT ATATAATGTCAACAACAACTACGGCACTGCTGCCGATCTCAAGGCTCTTTCGCAAGCCCTTCACAGTCGTGGAATGTACCTTATGGTTGACGTTGTCGCGAACCACATG GGCTACGCGGGGGCTGGAAACACCGTCGACTACAGTGTCTTCAAGCCATTCAGCTCCTCTTCGTACTTTCACCCGTATTGCCTGATCAGCGATTACTCAAATCAGACAAATGTCGAGGACTGTTGGCTTGGGGACACCACTGTCTCACTCCCCGATCTTGATACCACTCTTTCTTCCGTGCAGACGATCTGGTATAATTGGGTCAGTGACCTAGTTTCAAACTATTCCA TCGACGGTCTTCGGATCGATACTGTCAAGCACGTTCAAAAGTCATTCTGGCCTGGCTATCAGAGTGCTGCTGGTGTCTACTGTGTTGGGGAGGTCTTCAGTGGTGATCCGGCTTACACCTGCCCTTATCAAAACTACCTTGATGGAGTTTTGAATTATCCAAT CTATTACCAATTACTTGGCgcattcaaatcaacaaGTGGAAGCATCAGCAGCCTTTACAACATGATCAACTCTGTTGCGTCCGACTGTGCGGACCCAACCCTGCTTGGTAACTTTATTGAAAACCATGACAACCCACGCTTTGCTTC GTACACAAGCGACTACTCGCAAGCGAAAAATGTCATCTCGTTCATTTTCTTGTCCGATGGGATCCCGATCGTCTATGCTGGACAGGAACAGCACTACAGTGGCGGTAACGACCCTGCTAATCGTGAAGCGACTTGGCTTTCCGGATACTCAAAGAACGCTCAACTGTACCAACACATTGCTTCGACAAACAAAATCCGCAGTCTTGCGATATCGAAGGATGCCAATTACATCACTTCCAAG AACAATGCTTTCTACACTGACAGTAACACAATCGCCATGAAGAAGGGATCCTCCGGATCGCAGGTCGTGACTGTTCTCTCAAACCGTGGCTCGTCAGGTAGCTCGTACACTTTGAGTCTCAGCGGCAGCGGCTATGCGGCTGGCACCAAACTGGTGGAAATGTACACCTGCACCGCTGTTACCGTTGATTCGAATGGCAACATCGCAGTTTCCATGACCTCTGGGCTGCCTCGAGTGTTTATGCTGGCCTCCTCTGGATGCTCTCTTTGCAGTTCAGCGTGCTCCGCAACTGCAACCACGCTCAAGACTACGACCGCTACGGCGACCAGCTGCACCCAAGCCACCGCTCTGCCTGTTCTGTTTAAAGATACAGTGACCACTTCTTACGGTCAGAGCGTCTATCTCGCCGGCTCGATCAGTCAACTCGGTAGCTGGAACGCCGCTAATGCCGTTGCGTTGTCCGCTGATAAGTACACATCATCCAATCCGTTATGGTATGCAACTGTGACGCTGCCCGTGGGAACTTCGTTCCAGTACAAGTTCATCAAAAAGACGAGCAGCTCTGGCTCAGTCACTTGGGAAAGCGACCCCAACCGGTCGTACACAGTCCCCACCGGGTGCGTAGGCTCTACGGCCACTGTTACTGCTACTTGGAGGTAG
- a CDS encoding NADP-dependent alcohol dehydrogenase 7, whose amino-acid sequence MGSTEYKFEGWMGLNKEAAQGNMVWQQFEPKPWEETDVDIKVTHCGICGSDMHTLRSGWGPTNYPCCVGHEIVGIAVRVGSQAEGNIKVGDRVGVGAQSGACQNVDGDCEACANGLEQHCNRMVGTYNGTYANGGKSYGGYSLYNRSPSHFVIKIPDAIPSAEAAPMLCGGITTYSPLRQNGCGPGKKVGIVGVGGLGHFGILFAKALGADHVVAISRKSDKKEDALKLGADAYIATGEDEDWVKKNANSLDLIISTASSSKMPLMGYCQLLRPRGTFVQLGAPEDGPFELPAFALIVKGIKIGGSLIGSPDEIREMLDLAASKKVKPWVEERPMKDANQAIQDMDAGNARFRYVLVNDQ is encoded by the exons ATGGGTTCTACCGAGTATAAGTTTGAAGGATGGATGGGCCTCAACAAGGAGGCCGCCCAAGGCAACATGGTCTGGCAGCAGTTTGAGCCCAAGCCCTGGGAGGAGACCGATGTCGATATCAAGGTCACTCACTGCGGCATTTGCGGCTCTGACATGCACACTCTCCGCAGCGGTTGG GGACCTACCAACTACCCTTGCTGTGTTGGTCACGAAATCGTCGGAATCGCTGTTCGCGTGGGCTCCCAGGCCGAAGGAAACATCAAAGTCGGCGACCGCGTCGGTGTCGGTGCCCAGAGCGGCGCCTGCCAGAACGTCGACGGTGATTGTGAAGCTTGTGCCAATGGTCTCGAGCAGCACTGCAACCGCATGGTTGGTACATACAACGGAACCTACGCCAACGGCGGCAAGTCCTACGGTGGATACTCTCTGTACAACCGCTCGCCCTCTCACTTTGTGATTAAGATCCCCGATGCTATTCCCTCCGCTGAGGCGGCGCCGATGCTCTGTGGTGGTATCACCACCTACTCTCCCCTCCGCCAAAACGGTTGCGGTCCCGGCAAGAAGGTTGGCATTGTCGGCGTGGGTGGTCTGGGTCACTTCGGTATCCTCTTCGCCAAGGCGCTCGGCGCTGACCATGTTGTCGCCATTTCCCGCAAGTCTGACAAGAAGGAGGATGCCCTCAAGCTGGGTGCCGACGCTTACATTGCTACCGGCGAGGACGAGGATtgggtgaagaagaacgCCAACTCCCTGGATCTGATCATTTCCacggcctcctcttccaagaTGCCCCTGATGGGCTACtgccagcttctccgccCCCGTGGCACCTTTGTCCAGCTGGGTGCTCCCGAGGACGGTCCCTTCGAGCTGCCCGCTTTCGCCCTGATCGTGAAGGGTATCAAGATCGGTGGCTCCCTGATCGGTAGCCCCGATGAGATCCGCGAGATGCTCGACCTGGCCGCTTCCAAGAAGGTCAAGCCCTGGGTTGAGGAGCGTCCCATGAAGGATGCTAACCAGGCCATCCAGGACATGGACGCTGGTAATGCTCGCTTCCGTTACGTTTTGGTCAACGACCAGTAA